The sequence TAATCGAGCAACATCTCTTAACTGCCTTCCATAATCTGTATTAGGATAAACCGCCCCATTTTCAGGCGAATAAGCTTGTTTGCTGTACGGATCTAATGTGGCTAGATTATCAATGGCCAATTCACCGTGCTGCTTTAACAATAATCGTTGTTTTAACAAAGAGCTGACCGGCTCCTGATAAATAGCGGTAAGCTTATTAAGCATTTCACCATCCATCCCCGCGCCTAATTTAGCCAAGCTATCAATTGTTGTTACCGGTATATTCCCTTTTAAAGCATGTGCCAGCGTTCCAAAGCTAACCGCACGAACCTCGGCATCCTGGCTTTTACTCGACAAATGACGGTTTAACCAACCATCAGCAGTCCGCATTCCTCCGACTCCGCTCTCTATAAAATCCTGACTGACGAAGTGCGAACGGTTAGCATCATCGTAATGAACAGCGGGCATAACAGCCATATGTCCTTGCTGGTAAATATCGTACAAAGGCGCCATAGCGGGATGCAAACCCATAAAGCCGTCCAAATCTAACGCAGCACTGGTTCCCGATCCGGGCCTGGCGATTGCAATATCCGGTCTAAGCCGGTAATACTCATCTTCACCATGAGGAACAACAACATTCAGCCCATCGCAACCTCCCCTCTGAAAAATAACCACCAAGGTCTTGCCAGAAGCCGCATAAGCGTTTTTAAAGCCGGACAAAAGTGCGCCACCAGATAACAAACCCCGACCCAGCACCGGCAGTGCCGCCAAATTACGTAAAAAGTGTCTTCTTTTCATGATCGCATTCCTCTTTATTGCAATTGGTAGGCTGGGTAATTCAGCACTAATGCTAATACTTTACGAATTTTGACATCGGCACTTGCATCACGAACAGAGAACGTCTCTGTACCGTTGCCAGTCAATATCGCCATCGCGGCTTCTTTCTCTATATTTGAATAATCGTGACTTAGCGTCAACTCAAACAAATAACCCAATACCCCTTCTGCCGTTTCTATACCTTGTTCGATAAAGAACTGCGCTGGATTTTCCAAATAATTACGCCAGACAGCAGGCTTGTTCATCATGCCTTGTCCGGCAAACTGCCAGCGCTGCATTAATTGTCCGGAATTCACCCAACGATCCGCCTCTTCAGCCCAACCTGTGGGTACAGGGTAATTGAACAAATCCATACCCATTTCTCTTAACTGAACACGGGTATGTTCAAAAGCGATGGTCAACGGCAACTGTCTGAATAAACCCGCCACGAACTCCAGAGGAATTTTCACTTTGTTATGGAAATTGCCGGAATCGGAGAAGGCAGTTGAGGTTAAGATGCCCTCCAAAACCCGCGCAATTTGATGTTCGTCTTCTGCGTAAGTAACAAAATCTTTGGAACAAGACCCTATGCTGGCCGCGGAAGGTTGATCGGAAACCAGCAGTTTAAGCAGTTTGCTGCAAATGTGCCTCGCCGTACCTTGGTGTTCTGCCAGTAAATCAAGCACCCACTCGCCGCCGGATATGCCCGAACCAGCAGAAACAAGATTCCCCAGCACTGACTTCTCAGCATCGTCATGACGCCATTTATCAAAATGGAACGCACCATTAGACACTCGCCAACCGGTAAAGACGCGCGCAACTTCTGAAATATCCTTAGCGGCATACCCATTGTCGACGCCCATGGTATGAAGCTCCAATAACTCGCGGGCATAGTTCTCATTGGGTGCAGATTTATGGCTTTGATGATTATCCAGATAGAGCAACATTGCCGGGCTTTTTGCGCTCACTCCCAGTAAATCTCTAAACCGTCCTAAAGCATGCGTTCTGAAAGCAGCATTCTCAGCCAACTCGAATCCATTACTTGTTTTGTTGCGGTCGGTATTAAAATGATTTTCCCAAAACCAGGTCATCACTTCCAATAGCTGTTTTTTACTGGAGATTGCTCGGGCTATTTGAGCAAATTGCAGCTTTTGCTCGAGATGTGGCGTCAATTCCTGTACACGCGATAAATAAGCCTCAAATTCAGCATCATCAATTAACTCAGGATGTAATTGCTTCTGGATAAAGGCCGCAGAACCAGAATCTCTAAGCTCCTTCAATAACTCAGGGGTTGCCCCGAAGGTTATCCGGTTCAGTAATTGAACAGCACTTACCGATTCGGTCATCACATTTAATACAAGCGTTTTATGCGCTTTATTACCCGCCCAATCCTCAGCAACCAGTTCAACACTAACAGTGCCGTTCCGGGTCAAACCTCTAACGGCAAGTCCCCAGCCGCCATTTTCACCCATTTCAAGCTCTTTATTGTTTTCAACAGTTCCCTTACCCGCATCAATCACTGTCGCTTTTAATGATTTTACCCCGGTATTGTCGGAAACGCTTCCGAGTAAGGCCAAACCATGCTCATCAACTTGATCTTCATCGCTGTGAGATGAAATCACGATAGAAGGCGGTTCTTTATCTTCGATAATTGAATATGTTTTGGCTATTTCAGAATGATTACCCACCTTATCAAAAGCGGTTGCTTTAACGGTTACAAGTTGCCCCGCTGTCAACATGGCATCATTAACAGAAAACAGCCATTCACCCTTAACCAGTCCAGCCACTCCGGAGAAAGCACCGGCAACCGGATCAGTGACCAGAATCTCAACCCTGTCGACTTCCTGATTATCGGTCACCCGCATAGTCAGCTGAAAACCTTTATCGGATAGTTTTGAGTTTCCGGAAGGATTAAAAGCCACAAATATCGGAGGCTTATCATCCAGCTTATCCGGATCGTCCTTATCGACAGCAAAGTCTACCCAGCCTTTTTGGGCAATCCACCGGCTATAGTGATGTTTAGCGTTACCGAATAAATTAGTCGCTCTGACCACAAATAAGCGGCCATCGCCCAAACCGACAGGATCGAAACGTACGACACCCGTGCGATCAGTGACTAACGTCGAACGCCAAATTAATCGGCCATCAGAACCTTTTTCAAACAACGTTAGACTTTGCCCGGACATCACCTCACCGGTTTCAGCCTTATGCAACTTAACCGCAACAGGGCCTGCCAATAATTGGAATGGACCGGTTTTATCGAGGTCTTTGCTTTCAAACCAGTTACCGTAAGGATTGGCTTTCAACACATAACTGGAACCCTGCCCCAAGCCGGTCAAATCGAAATCAATCCTGCCCTGTGCATCCGTACTTTTTCGTTGAAACCACCGTAATGTCTGATCCGGCAACCGCTCAAAAGCAGTCACTTCTTTATTAGCTAAAGGCTTACCGTCCAGAGCATTCAGCATAGTCACATTTAACAATTTATTACCTACAGTAAAATCAAATTTACCGGTATTAACGATTAAATCACTGCTTATTGAACGCTGATCAAGTTGAGTCTGAGCCCTCAGAAGATATTTGCGGCCTTGCCCCAAGCCCGGCAAATGAAGAGGAACCCTGCCATTTTGATCAGTGGGTACGCGGGCAAACCAAGATAAACTTCCGTCGACAGACTCCTCCATAACGGTAATGTCCTGGCCAACTAATGGTTGATTAGTAGCACCGTTAATTACCCTAACAAGCAAGTTACCAACTCTGAATTCCATATTCCCAGTAGTGACTATTTCACCGGAATCCACCGTTCCTGAACCAAAGAGTTGTTGGGTCCTCAACACATAAACAGTGTCACTACCCAAGCCTGGCAAATCCAGCATTAATTTGCCGCTAGCATTGGTAGTGCCTTGCCGGAACCATTTCAAGCTGTGGTCAGCTTCGCGGCGATAAACGGTCACGCCCTGATTACCCAAGGCAGTATTACTGATGCCGTCAGTCACCGTCACATTGAGCAACTGGTTGCCGACCACAAACGATGTCAGGCCGCCTTGACGGATCGGGGCGCTGGTTTTCCAACTGTTATCAAAATTGTTTTTGGCTTTAAAGATATAAGCCTGAGTATTGCCTAAATCGGGCAGAGCAAAGTCAGCCAAACCATTGCTATCGGTAGTGGTGGTGCTGACATAAACATCGGTTCCGTCAGCCATTACTTTATGCGCATTAATTTGAGACGTTGCCATCACGCTGCCGGTTTGGCCGTTGACCGCTTTAATCCGGACATTACCGGCTTTAAACGCAAAGTTGCCGGTTTGCTTAATATCAGCGGAATCGACAGTCCGGTTACCATGCTTCATTGCTGTGCGCAGCACATAGACGCTACCGGCGCCCAAGCCCGGCAAATCTAAACTCAGCTGGCCTCCGGCATCCGTAGCAACGGTTCTTATACCTTTAACACTGCCGTCTGCTTCGCGCCGCAAAACAGTAACGGCCTGATTCACCAAAGCTGTATTGCTGATACCGTCAGTCACCGTTACATTTAGCAACTGGTTACCCACCACAAAGGTCGTCAAGCCGCCTTGATTGATAGGGGCGCTGGTTTTCCAACTGTTATCAAAATTGTTTTTGGCTTTAAAGATATAAGCCTGAGTATTGCCTAAATCGGGAAGAGCAAAGTCAGCCAAACCATTGCTATCGGTAGTGGTGGTGCTGACATAAACATCGGTTCCGTCAGCCATCACTTTCTGAGCAATAATTTGATAGGCCCCCAAAACGCTGCCGGTTTGGCCGTTGACCGCTTTAACCCGGACGTTCCCGGCTTTAAATGTAAAGTTGCCGGTTTGTTTAATATCACTGGAATCGGCGGTCCGGTTGCCGTGCTTCATCGCGGTTCGCAGCACATAGACGCTATCGTTGCCCAAGCCTGGCAAGTCCAGTGTTAATTTGCCGCTAGCATTGGTAGGCTCTCGACGAAACCATTTCAGACTACCGTCAGCTTCGCGGCGATAGACGGTCACGTCCTGGTTACCCAATACGGAATTACTGACTCCGTCGATCACCGTTACATTGAGCAACTGGTTACCCACCACAAAGGTTGTCAGGCCGCCTTGACGGATCGGAGCACTGCTTTTCCAGCTGTTATCAAAGCTGTTTTTGGCTCTAAACACATAAGCCTGCGCGCTCCCCAAATCAGGCAGAGCAAAGTCGGCCAAGCCGCTTTGATCGGTGTTGGTGCTGCTGACATAAACATCGGTTCCGTCAGCCATTACTTTATGCGCATTAATTTGAGACGCTGCCATCACGCTGCCGGTTTGGCCGTTGACCGCTTTAACCCGTACATTACCGGCTTTAAACGCAAAGTTGCCGGTTTGTTTAATATCACTGGAATCGGCAGTCCGGTTGCCGTGCTTCATCGCGGTTCGCAGCACATAGACGGTATCGTTGCCCAAGCCTGGCAAGTCCAGTGTTAATTTGCCGCTAGCATTGGTAGGCTCTCGACGAAACCATTTCAGACTACCGTCAGCTTCGCGGCGATAGACGGTCACGTCCTGATTACCCAATACGGAATTACTGACGCCATCGGTCACAGTCACATTGAGCAACTGGTTACCGACCACAAAGGTTGTCAGGCCGCCTTGACGGATCGGAGCACTGCTTTTCCAGCTGTTATCAAAGCTGTTTTTGGCTCTAAACACATAAGCCTGCGCGCTCCCCAAATCAGGCAGAGCAAAGTCGGCCAAGCCGCTTTGATCGGTGTTGGTGCTGCTGACATAAACTACACTGCCATCCGCCATCGATTTAAAGACATGGAGATCGAATGCACTCAATACGCTACCAGTCTGGCCATTGACCGCTTTAACCCGGACATTACCGGCTTTAAATACAAAGTTGCCGGTTTGTTTAATATCACTGGAATCGGCGGTCCGGTTGCCGTGCTTCATCGCGGTTCGCAGCACATAGACGGTATCGTTACCCAAGCCTGGCAAGTCCAGTGTTAATTTGCCGCTAGCATTGGTAGGCTCTCGACGAAACCATTTCAGACTACCGTCAGCTTCGCGGCGATAGACGGTCACGTTCTGGTTACCCAATACGGAATTACTGACACCATCGGTCACAGTCACATTGAGCAACTGGTTGCCGACCACAAAAGTCGTCAGACCGGTTTCACTGATTGGGGAGCTGGTTTTCCAGCTATTATCAAAACTGTTTTTAGCTCTAAACTTATAAGCTTGAGCCTTGCTTATATCCGGCAGATTAAAGTCGGCCAAGCCGCTTTGATCGGTGTTGGTACTGCTAACATAAGCTTCACTGCCATCCGCCATTGACTTATAGGCATTAACCTGAAATGAACTTAATACTGTGCCAGCTTGGCCATTGACCGCTTTAACCCGGACGTTCCCTGCTTTAAACACAAAGTTGCCGGTTTGCTTAATATCACTGGAATCGGCAGTCCGGTTGCCGTGCTTCATCGCGGTTCGCAGCACATAGACGGTATCGTTGCCCAAGCCTGGCAAGTCCAGTGTTAATTTGCCGTTAGCATCGGTAGCCTGTCGACGAAACCATTTCAAGCTGTGATCAGCTTCGCGGCGATAGACGGTCACATCCTGATTTCCAAGTACGGTATTACTGATGCCATCGGTCACAGTCACATTGAGCAACTGGTTGTCAACAGCGAAAGTTGAACCAGGTAATGTTAAGAATAGAAACAGTAAACAATTTATGAATAAATTCAGTGGGTACTTGTAACGGGGAAGAAAAATCATGGTTATTTACCTGCTGAAGCTTGAATCAAAAAGTAAGTCAAAAGACTAGCAGGTAAAACTTATCAAATAATGAACTAAGGTAGTTGACTTTGCTTTTTGGTCCCTAATTCACAAAAGTCAGCCATTACTTAAGGAAAATGGGATTAAATTTAACCTTATTCATGGTTCTCTTAGTTTTGCATTGTCAGATTCTCAAAGATGCTCGTCATTCAGGTAGATTACCGGAATCCTGACCACATGGATAGCTCGAAGCTTACCATCCAGGGCACGGGATACCCCCTTTCCAGAGGGGCATGACGGCTTATGGATTTAGCTGAAACAGCTTGCTATTCAGCTAATCTCTTGCCCTCTGAGCCTATACCTGCAGGCATGGCGGCTGATTTAAATCCAGGATCTGTTAGAATCCGTCTTATTGTAATAAGCCACTCTGTATTAATCGAAATCCATGGCAAAAAAACCGGCTTCATCAACACCCAAAGATGCGGAAGATGCGTTGTCGCACGACACTGCTATAAGCTTTTGTTTAGCCATCCGCGACTGGTGCAAGACCTGATCACCGGATTTGTGCAACCGCAATGGCTGGACAGTATCGACTTTAAAACCTTGGAACCGGTCAAAGCCAGCTTTGCTACCGATGACCTACGCCAACGCCATGATGATTGTATCTGGCGCATGAAATTCAAAGACACTTGGCTCTACCTGTACCTGTTATTGGAATTTCAATCCAGTGACGATTATTTCATGGCCAATCGAGTCATGACTTACCTCGGCCTACTGTACCAGGATATTATTCGTTCCCAGCTACTAAAAAAAGGCGACCTGTTACCGCCGGTACTGCCAATAGTTATCTACAATGGTGCCTCTAACTGGAGTGGGCCAGTTGAAATACGGTAAGGCGGATTCGCCGACAGGCAATCCACCATGGCCCTAAAGTATATTTGGCGTTTTGCTATCGCGAAAACGCCCTACCGCTTATCGATTTTTACATCCAGTTTGTTTTTGGCTTTATGTCTTTGCAGCAGTGCGCGACGTCGGACGACTTGCAAACTCATATTCAACTGCTGCAGCAACACCTCAAAGCAGCACACTATCAACCGATCCGGCGCTCTTTTGCTATTTGGCTCCGCCGCTTATTGCGCGTAAAATTTAAAGCAGAATCGATTCCCGAATACCAAGAACTTACCGAGGTCAATGCCATGTTAGCCGAACGCTTAACCGATTGGACACTACAATGGAAAAAAGAAGGCGAAGAAATAGGTGAGAAACGAGGCCAGAAAATTGGCGAAGAAAGAGGTCAGAAAAAAGAAGCTCTGCGTTTATTGATTAAATTGACTTCTTTAAAATACGGCGAATTACCCGACTGGGCATTACAAAAAATGGAGCAGGCCGACATTCAACAACTCGAAATCTGGTCTGAACGTATTTTAACCGCTGAAAGCCTAGAGTCGCTCTTGGCCTAGTGACGGGAAATTAATTCAAGCTCTGCTTTATCACATTTCAGTTAAAGTAGGCGTGATGCCCAGATTGCGATTGTCGAAGTCATCGCCATTCGATAAACGACGCGAGCAAACGAAGCCTGAAAGCTACGATAGTCGCTACTTATAACAGCTCCAATTGGGCGCCTCAATCGCGACGGGGGTCGCCCCACGAAAACTTGCCACAACTAGCAGGATACGCACAGCGCATCTATAAAGCCTAAGATTTAAAGCATCACGGTACTTCGTCGCCCGTCATCGGCTCGGCATCCGGGCTGGCGGCCAGCCAAGCATCCAAAGCTGCCGGTTCGCTGCGCGCTTGACGTTCCCGGAAGTAGGCTTCGGATTTGAGCGCCGAGACTTTTTCGGCTATCGCGGTAACAAAAAACTGGTTTATCGAAACCTGCTCTTCCTCAGCGACTTTGCGGGCATAAGCTTGACATCCTCACCGCCCTGAAGAGACGGTGATTCCTACTGCTAGCGTATGATGTCCCATACGGAGAATGTTCTTAGCCGCGTTCTGATCGCGGTCATGCTCAGTGCCACACTCGGCACAAGTCCATTCTCTTATTTCAAGACCGCCTAACCCCTTCGGGCTGTTAGCAGATATCCATCCGCAACAAGAGCAAGTCTGAGAAGTGTACGCTTCGTTGACTTCTAGGAAGACACCTTGCATCCCTCTGGATTTATAATCAAGTTGTGCCTTGAGCATTGCCCAACCTGCATCTAAAACGGATTTAGCCATTTTAGTTTTAGCAAGACCGGACGCACTCACATTGCCGACGACGATTAAACTGTTTTCTTTTACTATTTTGTTGCTGAACTTATGGATTGCATCCGCACGCCGGTTTTTTATCTTGGCGTGGATGCTTTTAATTTGTTTGGATTTGTTGGCACGTTGCGCTTTGCCAAGCTTTTCTTCACTATTCCGGTAGACATTCTGACGCTCTAAAGTATCGCCATTCGAACACGTTGCCGTTGTTTTTAGGCCCAGATCAATGCCTATTTGACCGCCTTCTGATACCCTGACTTTTGCCTCGACATGCACCACGATATTGAAATACCAACGCCCTCTACTGTCCTGGCTGAATGATCCACTTCTAAAATCGTACTGGCTTAATCCGTAGCTGTCCCAGCATTTGAAATAGATACCACAAAACCTAATTTGCCCATTGATCCATTGAGCGGCTCCAGACTTGAAAGGAACCCATCCTAACGCGCGCCTTGCGCCACCTGAAGACCGCCATTTAAGTTTGTCTTTCTTGAATTGTTTACGGGTTTTCGCGTGAACAGCGATCACTTCCTGAACCGTTCCCGCACCGATAATCATACTGCGTTCTTTGCGAATGCCTTTCAGTTCCTTCATTAAGTCAAAACCGGAAGTCTGCATAGTCATATAGCCCACTTCAGGAACTGGAACCCAAGCGAACTCAGCGCTTGTCGCATTGGCTGCATTCCAGACCTGATTGCACTCAAACGCCATACGATTCAAAACATCGACCTGTTTATCTCGTATTCTGACTTTCAAGGTTTTCGTTTGAGTGTTCATAGTGCTATGATAGACTATTTAGGTTGGTCTATCAATATTATTATGGAAATTAGAACCGGACGGCACTGTGTATTTATGCTTCATGCACACTTGGTCTTTATAACAAAATACCGGAATAAAGTATTTACCCATGAAATGCTTGTTTCAATGAAAGAGTATATGGAAAAAGTATGCAGTGATTTTGAAACGACTTTGGTTGAATTTAATGGCGAAACAAATCATATTCATTTGCTGATTGACTATCCACCCAAGGTGAGTATTTCAAAGCTGGTTAATAGCCTTAAAGGCGTGTCCAGCAGAAGGCTACGAGTTGACTATGCTAGCGAAATTGACAACATATATTGGAAAGGTGTTTTGTGGAGTCCCAGCTATTTTGCCGGTTCCGTCGGTGGCGCACCACTTTCAATACTTAAACACTATATCGAGCAACAAGAAAGACCTGTTTAGCTACAATCAAGAGCACACTGATATCCCCCGCCTGAAGAAAGGGGCTTTACGTGTTTTTTGGGTAATCTTTGACATCGATAAGGTAAGCCGATGGCTGGCCGTGCTCAGTGATTAACACGGGCTCTTTAGATTCGTGCAGTTCAGCAAGAATTTTGGAGGCCTGACGTTTCAGGGTGGTGACAAGTTCTGTTTTCATAGGAGTGATACTAAACTATCACTCACATTTGTACAAAAAATGTTATGTAAAAACACAAAGCTATCGTTTAACGTGGACGTCACCGGACGCTGATGATGAACGGTTTGATCGGCCTACGAACATCGGAAAGCCGCATAACTACAATCCAAGCGGATTTTTGATAGGAGTCATGCCAAATTTCTAATTATAATCCCGATAGGGAAAACCCTGGTAATTCGGTTCATTTTGGCTATAATATTTCCCGAACGGGAAAATTATATAGCTAAAGGCCCATGAATTACAAAATACTACCGGACGGGAAAATAATATCTGCCGAAGATGTGGGGCGTATTATCACTCAGCGCAGAAAATCGCAGAATCTTACTCAGGCGGATCTTGCAGGACTTGGGAATATGGGTATTCGTTTTCTCAGTGAGCTTGAGAATGGCAAAGGAACCGTGCAATTCGATAAAGTTATGCAGGTTCTTGATCTGCTTGGACTTGATGTCGTTATTTTAAAGCGCGACAGATGAAAAAAAAACTGAATATCTTTGCTGGTGATCTGTTGGTTGGATATCTATCGGAAAGCACTGCTAAAGGTATGTCCTTTGTCTATGCGCCTGCCTGGCTGGCAAACGCGGACGCAATGTCGCTATCGAGTGATCTTCCGCTTTCCGATCAAACTTATCATGGCGAACCGGTTGTTGCTTTTTTTGAGAATCTATTGCCGGAAGGCGATGTTTTAGAATTCATCAGTAAGGCGATACAGATTTCATCCGGCAACACATTTGGGTTGCTTGAACGCTTCGGCGGCGATACGGCAGGTGCGTTTTCACTGCTACCAGAAGGAATGCGACCATCCCATGAGCCGCACTACTTGCCTGTCAGACCGCAAGACATTCTTGAATGGTTTCAGCGATCTCGAGGAATTCCTCTGAATATCAACGGCGAACAAGCTCGAATGTCCTTGTCCGGCGCCCAGGACAAAATGACGGTGTTCATCGATTCCAAAGGCAATGTATCGATCCCTCTTGGGGCGGCGCCATCCAGTCATATCATCAAGCCTTCGGTGAAGCATCGGCAAGACGTGCCATGCACGGCAATTAATGAAGCTATGGTTATGATGTTGGCCAGACGAATCAAGCTTGAAGTGGCTGATGTTCGTTATTGGCCGGAATTGAGCGCGGTCGTTGTGGCTCGTTACGACAGGGAGATAGATAAGGATAATCGTTTGCACCGATTACATCAGAATGATCTTTGCCAAGTATTGGGCGTTCCTTCCAGCATGAAATACGAATCAGAAGGTGGCCCTTCTTTGAAAACATGTTTTGAGGCAGTGCTGAAACACAGTTCGCAACCGGCCATCGACAAAAGGCGTTTAATCGAGTGGGTGATATTCAATTTTTTGGTGGGCAACATGGATGGTCATGCAAAAAATTTATCATTGATGACTGCCGGAAAAAATACTCAACTAGCACCCTTTTATGACATGGTTTGTACGGCAGTTTATGGCAATTTGAGCCAAAAATTTGCTTTTAAGATCGGCGGAGAAAACCGGCCAAAATGGATGATGGCACGCCATTGGGGGCGTTTTGCAACCGATATTGGTGTTAAGCCTCAATACATCACTAAAGCTCAGCTCGACATAATGAACCGAATTGAATCTGCCTTACCCTCGATTTCCGAAGAACTTAGCTCTTTTGCTTTAAGTAATGAAGAATTGGACATGATTAGTAAGATCCGAGCTTTCATAACAAAATCGGTGACTCAGATGAAGATGAGAATAAAGGATACGCACTTTGATTCTGCATCTTCACAGGACAGCTCTGTCGATGAAGCTGAATTATAATCAACGGAGGCGGTTTTAAAAATCGTTAAGTGGTAGGGCGTTTTCGCGATAGCAAAACGCCAATAGCCTTTAAAGCTATGTCGGATTTCCTGGTGGCGAATCCACATTACCGGGTTAATATGTTCAATTTTCTTTCAGAATGTTTCATGTTGGCGCCAACACAATTCCGGATTAGCTTTAATGTTTTGGTCCTTAAAAAACACATCCTTAACCATTTTTTGATGAAGCGCATGCTGATAAGGCGTCAATAACTCACTCTTCTTTTGTTCGTATTCGTCTCGATCGGAATAACACATTTGAAAAAAACGCCCGTCCTTGCAACCGAAAAGAATACAGTTAGAATCAATGGCTTTAACAAAATCCTGTTGTTTATCTTCCGGGAATAACTTTTCCCACTTGTCCTTGTTGCGACGTGTTCCTCTCCAAAAACCTTCTGCAAAACCCATCAGAAAATTAACCAACACCTGCATTTGCCGCTCGGCAAGTTCATCGTCGAACGGTTTGTGAATAATACTGGTGTCGTACCGCGTTTCATCGGCCGGAATAATTTTATAAAAACAAACCTCAACTGAACCACGCCAGCAGCTTACATGGAGAAGATAAGGAATGACCGTATCCTTGCGAAATAATCTAAGAGCGAATGGAAAAGAAAACGCCCCCTTATAGCTGTCATACCAACTGCCGCTTGGGCCAAATGCATTCTCAAAAATCATGAAGAAGAAGGCGAGCGGCGCCGTCTTCAATTCCTCATTGTCGCTAGAGCTTAGGTAGGACTCCCAAACATCAAAGCATTCGGGAAATGCAAGTTTATGCCGACCTAATGCTAAATAACAGTCATCATCAATGCGCTTTATTTGGCATTTAATGAGGTCATGATCCAGCGTTATCCATTGCATATGTTCATTTTGCAGCATTTTGCAGCTCATTTTGTTCTCAGGATTAAAAAATACTAACTGATGTTACGAAGCTCAATAATATATTGTTGTTGGCGTTTTTGGAGGATTGAGTATGCAAAAAAATACCAGTGTTTCTCTTGGAGAGCATTTTGAAGGGTTTATTGCCGGAAAAATCAGAGAAGGTCGATTTGGATCGGTAAGTGAAGCAATACGTGCGGGTCTTCGTTTGCTTGAAGAACAAGAACTGAAACTGGATGCACTACGTTCTGAGCTTATTGCCGGCGAACAAAGCGGCGCTTCCTCTAATTTTGATGTAGAAGAATTCTTAAACGAAATTAAATAATCTCATAGCTGATGGCTCAATTTAAACTCCGGCCTAGAGCAAGACAAGATTTAGCGGATATTTGGCGTTACACCTAAAAACCTGGGGTGAAATCCAGGCTGATACTCATATACGAGATATAAATCGCACGTTTCATGCTTTAGTACGTATTTTAAAAGTCGCCAATGCTGCTTAAATCCGCAAAAATTAAATTTTTGCCATGGCCCATAAGACACGGATTAAACGCTACCCAACCGATTTAGACGACAGAAAATGGAAGTTAGTCCAAGATTTATTTCCGGCCACCTTGCCAGATTGTCGACCCAGGCAAGTGAATTTACGCAAAATTGTTAATGCTATTTTGTATATCGCTCTTAGCGGCTGCGTCTTACGACTCCAGCCCCCTCCAATGACTTCCCGTCCTATCAAACAGTATACAGATATTGCCGGGGCTGGATTAAAGACGGAACGTGGGAACGTATTCACGACACGCTG comes from Methylicorpusculum oleiharenae and encodes:
- a CDS encoding DUF1800 domain-containing protein — encoded protein: MTVTDGISNTVLGNQDVTVYRREADHSLKWFRRQATDANGKLTLDLPGLGNDTVYVLRTAMKHGNRTADSSDIKQTGNFVFKAGNVRVKAVNGQAGTVLSSFQVNAYKSMADGSEAYVSSTNTDQSGLADFNLPDISKAQAYKFRAKNSFDNSWKTSSPISETGLTTFVVGNQLLNVTVTDGVSNSVLGNQNVTVYRREADGSLKWFRREPTNASGKLTLDLPGLGNDTVYVLRTAMKHGNRTADSSDIKQTGNFVFKAGNVRVKAVNGQTGSVLSAFDLHVFKSMADGSVVYVSSTNTDQSGLADFALPDLGSAQAYVFRAKNSFDNSWKSSAPIRQGGLTTFVVGNQLLNVTVTDGVSNSVLGNQDVTVYRREADGSLKWFRREPTNASGKLTLDLPGLGNDTVYVLRTAMKHGNRTADSSDIKQTGNFAFKAGNVRVKAVNGQTGSVMAASQINAHKVMADGTDVYVSSTNTDQSGLADFALPDLGSAQAYVFRAKNSFDNSWKSSAPIRQGGLTTFVVGNQLLNVTVIDGVSNSVLGNQDVTVYRREADGSLKWFRREPTNASGKLTLDLPGLGNDSVYVLRTAMKHGNRTADSSDIKQTGNFTFKAGNVRVKAVNGQTGSVLGAYQIIAQKVMADGTDVYVSTTTTDSNGLADFALPDLGNTQAYIFKAKNNFDNSWKTSAPINQGGLTTFVVGNQLLNVTVTDGISNTALVNQAVTVLRREADGSVKGIRTVATDAGGQLSLDLPGLGAGSVYVLRTAMKHGNRTVDSADIKQTGNFAFKAGNVRIKAVNGQTGSVMATSQINAHKVMADGTDVYVSTTTTDSNGLADFALPDLGNTQAYIFKAKNNFDNSWKTSAPIRQGGLTSFVVGNQLLNVTVTDGISNTALGNQGVTVYRREADHSLKWFRQGTTNASGKLMLDLPGLGSDTVYVLRTQQLFGSGTVDSGEIVTTGNMEFRVGNLLVRVINGATNQPLVGQDITVMEESVDGSLSWFARVPTDQNGRVPLHLPGLGQGRKYLLRAQTQLDQRSISSDLIVNTGKFDFTVGNKLLNVTMLNALDGKPLANKEVTAFERLPDQTLRWFQRKSTDAQGRIDFDLTGLGQGSSYVLKANPYGNWFESKDLDKTGPFQLLAGPVAVKLHKAETGEVMSGQSLTLFEKGSDGRLIWRSTLVTDRTGVVRFDPVGLGDGRLFVVRATNLFGNAKHHYSRWIAQKGWVDFAVDKDDPDKLDDKPPIFVAFNPSGNSKLSDKGFQLTMRVTDNQEVDRVEILVTDPVAGAFSGVAGLVKGEWLFSVNDAMLTAGQLVTVKATAFDKVGNHSEIAKTYSIIEDKEPPSIVISSHSDEDQVDEHGLALLGSVSDNTGVKSLKATVIDAGKGTVENNKELEMGENGGWGLAVRGLTRNGTVSVELVAEDWAGNKAHKTLVLNVMTESVSAVQLLNRITFGATPELLKELRDSGSAAFIQKQLHPELIDDAEFEAYLSRVQELTPHLEQKLQFAQIARAISSKKQLLEVMTWFWENHFNTDRNKTSNGFELAENAAFRTHALGRFRDLLGVSAKSPAMLLYLDNHQSHKSAPNENYARELLELHTMGVDNGYAAKDISEVARVFTGWRVSNGAFHFDKWRHDDAEKSVLGNLVSAGSGISGGEWVLDLLAEHQGTARHICSKLLKLLVSDQPSAASIGSCSKDFVTYAEDEHQIARVLEGILTSTAFSDSGNFHNKVKIPLEFVAGLFRQLPLTIAFEHTRVQLREMGMDLFNYPVPTGWAEEADRWVNSGQLMQRWQFAGQGMMNKPAVWRNYLENPAQFFIEQGIETAEGVLGYLFELTLSHDYSNIEKEAAMAILTGNGTETFSVRDASADVKIRKVLALVLNYPAYQLQ
- a CDS encoding DUF1501 domain-containing protein, with amino-acid sequence MKRRHFLRNLAALPVLGRGLLSGGALLSGFKNAYAASGKTLVVIFQRGGCDGLNVVVPHGEDEYYRLRPDIAIARPGSGTSAALDLDGFMGLHPAMAPLYDIYQQGHMAVMPAVHYDDANRSHFVSQDFIESGVGGMRTADGWLNRHLSSKSQDAEVRAVSFGTLAHALKGNIPVTTIDSLAKLGAGMDGEMLNKLTAIYQEPVSSLLKQRLLLKQHGELAIDNLATLDPYSKQAYSPENGAVYPNTDYGRQLRDVARLVKAGAGLEIAAVNIGGWDNHSGQGGAQGTQASRLSEFSGGIAALYRDLGTVYMNDVVILTMTEFGRTAQQNASKGTDHGNASSWFVIGNQVSGGIYGDWPGLLPEQLYLGRYLAHSINFTDIFGELLARHLNNASGLAAVLPGSHYQPVGFLA